A single window of Leopardus geoffroyi isolate Oge1 chromosome D4, O.geoffroyi_Oge1_pat1.0, whole genome shotgun sequence DNA harbors:
- the LOC123592654 gene encoding uncharacterized protein LOC123592654 isoform X3, with the protein MGFGGSWPRVGLVAGSLDAECKQNSPGEVAPCGFAGGLQRLLSFFSREFARDRAPGRAFWGLSSWVASDGEAVRPLTAGGGRGSLTSRDEQKRKEGDCQPVNVGQNNTVTVQTEVERRCWPQQAESPAGPARRDPGRPLRVRLPDTKPRSSKVFCVAL; encoded by the exons ATGGGTTTTGGGGGTTCCTGGCCACGCGTAGGCCTGGTGGCAGGGTCTCTGGACGCCGAATGCAAGCAGAACAGCCCAGGAGAAGTGGCTCCTTGTGGGTTTGCCGGAGGTTTACAAAGgctgctttcctttttctctagggAGTTTGCTAGAGACCGAGCACCTGGGAGGGCGTTCTGGGGTCTCAG CTCTTGGGTGGCCTCGGACGGTGAGGCGGTCCGGCCTTTGACAGCAGGAGGTGGGCGTGGGTCGCTGACCAGCAGGGATGAGCAGAAGAG GAAGGAAGGGGACTGCCAGCCTGTGAACGTGGGCCAGAATAACACCGTCACCGTCCAGACAGAGGTGGAGAGGAGATGCTGGCCCCAGCAG GCGGAGAGCCCAGCCGGCCCAGCCAGGCGAGATCCAGGCCGTCCGCTCAGGGTGAGGCTCCCTGATACAAAGCCGAGAAGTAGCAAGGTATTTTGCGTTGCTTTGTGA
- the LOC123592654 gene encoding uncharacterized protein LOC123592654 isoform X2 — translation MGFGGSWPRVGLVAGSLDAECKQNSPGEVAPCGFAGGLQRLLSFFSREFARDRAPGRAFWGLSSWVASDGEAVRPLTAGGGRGSLTSRDEQKRKEGDCQPVNVGQNNTVTVQTEVERRCWPQQAESPAGPARRDPGRPLRVRLPDTKPRSSKRSPCSEAAPRGCLGSSFFLPGRCVPRGAEVSNCPESLILNCCLCRVWTVSPAHKGGKCGRGEGIST, via the exons ATGGGTTTTGGGGGTTCCTGGCCACGCGTAGGCCTGGTGGCAGGGTCTCTGGACGCCGAATGCAAGCAGAACAGCCCAGGAGAAGTGGCTCCTTGTGGGTTTGCCGGAGGTTTACAAAGgctgctttcctttttctctagggAGTTTGCTAGAGACCGAGCACCTGGGAGGGCGTTCTGGGGTCTCAG CTCTTGGGTGGCCTCGGACGGTGAGGCGGTCCGGCCTTTGACAGCAGGAGGTGGGCGTGGGTCGCTGACCAGCAGGGATGAGCAGAAGAG GAAGGAAGGGGACTGCCAGCCTGTGAACGTGGGCCAGAATAACACCGTCACCGTCCAGACAGAGGTGGAGAGGAGATGCTGGCCCCAGCAG GCGGAGAGCCCAGCCGGCCCAGCCAGGCGAGATCCAGGCCGTCCGCTCAGGGTGAGGCTCCCTGATACAAAGCCGAGAAGTAGCAAG AGGAGCCCCTGCTCGGAGGCCGCCCCGCGCGGGTGTCTGGGGTCCTCATTTTTCCTCCCCGGCCGCTGCGTCCCGCGGGGAGCAGAGGTTTCGAACTGCCCGGAGTCCTTGATTCTAAACTGCTGCTTGTGCCGCGTGTGGACTGTTTCCCCTGCACACAAGGGAGGAAAGTGCGGACGGGGAGAGGGGATTTCAACGTAA
- the LOC123592654 gene encoding uncharacterized protein LOC123592654 isoform X1, producing MGFGGSWPRVGLVAGSLDAECKQNSPGEVAPCGFAGGLQRLLSFFSREFARDRAPGRAFWGLSSWVASDGEAVRPLTAGGGRGSLTSRDEQKRKEGDCQPVNVGQNNTVTVQTEVERRCWPQQAESPAGPARRDPGRPLRVRLPDTKPRSSKPRLCFQRSPCSEAAPRGCLGSSFFLPGRCVPRGAEVSNCPESLILNCCLCRVWTVSPAHKGGKCGRGEGIST from the exons ATGGGTTTTGGGGGTTCCTGGCCACGCGTAGGCCTGGTGGCAGGGTCTCTGGACGCCGAATGCAAGCAGAACAGCCCAGGAGAAGTGGCTCCTTGTGGGTTTGCCGGAGGTTTACAAAGgctgctttcctttttctctagggAGTTTGCTAGAGACCGAGCACCTGGGAGGGCGTTCTGGGGTCTCAG CTCTTGGGTGGCCTCGGACGGTGAGGCGGTCCGGCCTTTGACAGCAGGAGGTGGGCGTGGGTCGCTGACCAGCAGGGATGAGCAGAAGAG GAAGGAAGGGGACTGCCAGCCTGTGAACGTGGGCCAGAATAACACCGTCACCGTCCAGACAGAGGTGGAGAGGAGATGCTGGCCCCAGCAG GCGGAGAGCCCAGCCGGCCCAGCCAGGCGAGATCCAGGCCGTCCGCTCAGGGTGAGGCTCCCTGATACAAAGCCGAGAAGTAGCAAG CCTCGCCTCTGCTTTCAGAGGAGCCCCTGCTCGGAGGCCGCCCCGCGCGGGTGTCTGGGGTCCTCATTTTTCCTCCCCGGCCGCTGCGTCCCGCGGGGAGCAGAGGTTTCGAACTGCCCGGAGTCCTTGATTCTAAACTGCTGCTTGTGCCGCGTGTGGACTGTTTCCCCTGCACACAAGGGAGGAAAGTGCGGACGGGGAGAGGGGATTTCAACGTAA
- the DIPK1B gene encoding divergent protein kinase domain 1B isoform X1, giving the protein MWWQGQGGLRPKPSCSSLVLAAPQRPLELPGALLPQPLPGREPGNREGRLPGLRVKYVFLLWLGIFVGSWLVYVHYSTYAELCRGHVCQVVICDQYRKGIISGSICQDLCNLHKVEWRACLSSVPGRQVYSGLWQGKEVTIKCGIEEGLNSKAGSDAAPRQELVLFDKPTRGTSIKEFREMTLSFLKANLGDLPSLPALVGRVLLMADFNKDSRVSLAEAKSVWALLQRNEFLLLLSLQEDHASRLLGSCGDLYVTEGVPHGSWRGAALPPLLRPLLPSALHTALQQWLGPAWPWRAKIAIGLLEFVEELFHGAYGTFYMCETTLANVGYTAKYDFKMADLQQVAPEAAVRRFLRGRHCEHSADCTYGRDCRAPCDKLMRQCKGDLIQPNLAKVCELLRDYLLPGAPADLREELGKQLRTCTTLSGLASQVEAHHSLVLSHLKTLLWKKISNTKYS; this is encoded by the exons ATGTGGTGGCAGGGACAAGGAGGGCTGAGGCCCAAGCCTTCCTGTTCTTCCCTGGTCCTTGCTGCCCCTCAGCGGCCCCTGGAGCTCCCCGGGGCCCTCCTGCCGCAGCCCCTCCCAGGGCGGGAGCCAGGGAATCGGGAG gGCCGGCTCCCGGGCCTCCGGGTCAAGTACGTCTTCCTGCTGTGGCTGGGCATCTTTGTGGGCAGCTGGCTGGTGTACGTGCACTACTCGACCTACGCGGAGCTCTGCCGTGGGCACGTCTGCCAGGTGGTTATC TGTGACCAGTACCGCAAGGGCATCATCTCCGGCTCCATCTGCCAGGACTTGTGCAACTTGCACAAGGTGGAGTGGAGGGCCTGCCTCTCCTCCGTTCCCGGCCGGCAG GTATACAGCGGGCTGTGGCAGGGCAAGGAAGTGACCATCAAGTGTGGCATCGAGGAGGGCCTCAACTCCAAGGCCGGGTCGGATGCGGCCCCCCGGCAGGAGCTGGTACTGTTTGACAAGCCCACACGGGGCACCTCGATTAAGGAGTTCCGAGAGATGACCCTCAGCTTTCTCAAG GCGAACCTGGGGGACCTGCCGTCCCTGCCGGCGCTGGTCGGGCGGGTCCTGCTCATGGCGGACTTCAACAAGGACAGCAGGGTGTCCCTGGCGGAGGCCAAGTCGGTATGGGCCCTGCTGCAGCGGAACGAgtttctgctgctgctgtcccTGCAGGAGGACCACGCCTCCAGGCTGCTGGGCTCCTGTGGGGACCTCTACGTCACCGAGGGCGTCCCACACGGCTCCTGGCGTGGGGCCGCTCTCCCACCCCTCCTGCGCCCGCTGCTGCCCTCCGCCCTGCACACGGCCCTCCAGCAGTGGCTGGGGCCCGCGTGGCCCTGGAGGGCCAAGATCGCCATCGGGCTCCTGGAGTTCGTGGAGGAGCTTTTCCACGGGGCCTACGGGACCTTCTACATGTGCGAGACCACGCTGGCCAACGTGGGCTACACGGCCAAGTACGACTTCAAGATGGCGGACCTGCAGCAGGTGGCGCCCGAGGCCGCCGTGCGCCGCTTCCTGCGGGGCCGCCACTGCGAGCACAGCGCGGACTGCACGTACGGCCGGGACTGCAGGGCCCCCTGCGACAAGCTCATGCGCCAGTGCAAGGGCGACCTCATCCAGCCCAACCTGGCCAAGGTGTGCGAGCTGCTGCGGGACTACCTGCTGCCCGGCGCCCCCGCCGACCTGCGCGAGGAGCTGGGCAAGCAGCTGCGCACCTGCACCACGCTGAGCGGGCTGGCCAGCCAGGTGGAGGCGCACCACTCCCTGGTGCTGAGCCACCTCAAGACCCTGCTCTGGAAGAAGATCTCCAACACCAAGTACTCCTGA
- the DIPK1B gene encoding divergent protein kinase domain 1B isoform X3, whose protein sequence is MWWQGQGGLRPKPSCSSLVLAAPQRPLELPGALLPQPLPGREPGNREGRLPGLRVKYVFLLWLGIFVGSWLVYVHYSTYAELCRGHVCQVVICDQYRKGIISGSICQDLCNLHKVEWRACLSSVPGRQVYSGLWQGKEVTIKCGIEEGLNSKAGSDAAPRQELVLFDKPTRGTSIKEFREMTLSFLKEDHASRLLGSCGDLYVTEGVPHGSWRGAALPPLLRPLLPSALHTALQQWLGPAWPWRAKIAIGLLEFVEELFHGAYGTFYMCETTLANVGYTAKYDFKMADLQQVAPEAAVRRFLRGRHCEHSADCTYGRDCRAPCDKLMRQCKGDLIQPNLAKVCELLRDYLLPGAPADLREELGKQLRTCTTLSGLASQVEAHHSLVLSHLKTLLWKKISNTKYS, encoded by the exons ATGTGGTGGCAGGGACAAGGAGGGCTGAGGCCCAAGCCTTCCTGTTCTTCCCTGGTCCTTGCTGCCCCTCAGCGGCCCCTGGAGCTCCCCGGGGCCCTCCTGCCGCAGCCCCTCCCAGGGCGGGAGCCAGGGAATCGGGAG gGCCGGCTCCCGGGCCTCCGGGTCAAGTACGTCTTCCTGCTGTGGCTGGGCATCTTTGTGGGCAGCTGGCTGGTGTACGTGCACTACTCGACCTACGCGGAGCTCTGCCGTGGGCACGTCTGCCAGGTGGTTATC TGTGACCAGTACCGCAAGGGCATCATCTCCGGCTCCATCTGCCAGGACTTGTGCAACTTGCACAAGGTGGAGTGGAGGGCCTGCCTCTCCTCCGTTCCCGGCCGGCAG GTATACAGCGGGCTGTGGCAGGGCAAGGAAGTGACCATCAAGTGTGGCATCGAGGAGGGCCTCAACTCCAAGGCCGGGTCGGATGCGGCCCCCCGGCAGGAGCTGGTACTGTTTGACAAGCCCACACGGGGCACCTCGATTAAGGAGTTCCGAGAGATGACCCTCAGCTTTCTCAAG GAGGACCACGCCTCCAGGCTGCTGGGCTCCTGTGGGGACCTCTACGTCACCGAGGGCGTCCCACACGGCTCCTGGCGTGGGGCCGCTCTCCCACCCCTCCTGCGCCCGCTGCTGCCCTCCGCCCTGCACACGGCCCTCCAGCAGTGGCTGGGGCCCGCGTGGCCCTGGAGGGCCAAGATCGCCATCGGGCTCCTGGAGTTCGTGGAGGAGCTTTTCCACGGGGCCTACGGGACCTTCTACATGTGCGAGACCACGCTGGCCAACGTGGGCTACACGGCCAAGTACGACTTCAAGATGGCGGACCTGCAGCAGGTGGCGCCCGAGGCCGCCGTGCGCCGCTTCCTGCGGGGCCGCCACTGCGAGCACAGCGCGGACTGCACGTACGGCCGGGACTGCAGGGCCCCCTGCGACAAGCTCATGCGCCAGTGCAAGGGCGACCTCATCCAGCCCAACCTGGCCAAGGTGTGCGAGCTGCTGCGGGACTACCTGCTGCCCGGCGCCCCCGCCGACCTGCGCGAGGAGCTGGGCAAGCAGCTGCGCACCTGCACCACGCTGAGCGGGCTGGCCAGCCAGGTGGAGGCGCACCACTCCCTGGTGCTGAGCCACCTCAAGACCCTGCTCTGGAAGAAGATCTCCAACACCAAGTACTCCTGA
- the DIPK1B gene encoding divergent protein kinase domain 1B isoform X2, translating into MRRLRRLAHLALFCPFSKGLQGRLPGLRVKYVFLLWLGIFVGSWLVYVHYSTYAELCRGHVCQVVICDQYRKGIISGSICQDLCNLHKVEWRACLSSVPGRQVYSGLWQGKEVTIKCGIEEGLNSKAGSDAAPRQELVLFDKPTRGTSIKEFREMTLSFLKANLGDLPSLPALVGRVLLMADFNKDSRVSLAEAKSVWALLQRNEFLLLLSLQEDHASRLLGSCGDLYVTEGVPHGSWRGAALPPLLRPLLPSALHTALQQWLGPAWPWRAKIAIGLLEFVEELFHGAYGTFYMCETTLANVGYTAKYDFKMADLQQVAPEAAVRRFLRGRHCEHSADCTYGRDCRAPCDKLMRQCKGDLIQPNLAKVCELLRDYLLPGAPADLREELGKQLRTCTTLSGLASQVEAHHSLVLSHLKTLLWKKISNTKYS; encoded by the exons ATGCGGCGGCTGCGGCGCCTGGCGCACCTGGCgctcttctgccccttctccaagGGCCTGCAG gGCCGGCTCCCGGGCCTCCGGGTCAAGTACGTCTTCCTGCTGTGGCTGGGCATCTTTGTGGGCAGCTGGCTGGTGTACGTGCACTACTCGACCTACGCGGAGCTCTGCCGTGGGCACGTCTGCCAGGTGGTTATC TGTGACCAGTACCGCAAGGGCATCATCTCCGGCTCCATCTGCCAGGACTTGTGCAACTTGCACAAGGTGGAGTGGAGGGCCTGCCTCTCCTCCGTTCCCGGCCGGCAG GTATACAGCGGGCTGTGGCAGGGCAAGGAAGTGACCATCAAGTGTGGCATCGAGGAGGGCCTCAACTCCAAGGCCGGGTCGGATGCGGCCCCCCGGCAGGAGCTGGTACTGTTTGACAAGCCCACACGGGGCACCTCGATTAAGGAGTTCCGAGAGATGACCCTCAGCTTTCTCAAG GCGAACCTGGGGGACCTGCCGTCCCTGCCGGCGCTGGTCGGGCGGGTCCTGCTCATGGCGGACTTCAACAAGGACAGCAGGGTGTCCCTGGCGGAGGCCAAGTCGGTATGGGCCCTGCTGCAGCGGAACGAgtttctgctgctgctgtcccTGCAGGAGGACCACGCCTCCAGGCTGCTGGGCTCCTGTGGGGACCTCTACGTCACCGAGGGCGTCCCACACGGCTCCTGGCGTGGGGCCGCTCTCCCACCCCTCCTGCGCCCGCTGCTGCCCTCCGCCCTGCACACGGCCCTCCAGCAGTGGCTGGGGCCCGCGTGGCCCTGGAGGGCCAAGATCGCCATCGGGCTCCTGGAGTTCGTGGAGGAGCTTTTCCACGGGGCCTACGGGACCTTCTACATGTGCGAGACCACGCTGGCCAACGTGGGCTACACGGCCAAGTACGACTTCAAGATGGCGGACCTGCAGCAGGTGGCGCCCGAGGCCGCCGTGCGCCGCTTCCTGCGGGGCCGCCACTGCGAGCACAGCGCGGACTGCACGTACGGCCGGGACTGCAGGGCCCCCTGCGACAAGCTCATGCGCCAGTGCAAGGGCGACCTCATCCAGCCCAACCTGGCCAAGGTGTGCGAGCTGCTGCGGGACTACCTGCTGCCCGGCGCCCCCGCCGACCTGCGCGAGGAGCTGGGCAAGCAGCTGCGCACCTGCACCACGCTGAGCGGGCTGGCCAGCCAGGTGGAGGCGCACCACTCCCTGGTGCTGAGCCACCTCAAGACCCTGCTCTGGAAGAAGATCTCCAACACCAAGTACTCCTGA